The window GCGGCGCACCCGGAGGTGTGGGATCATCGCGGCGTACGCGGTTCACGGGTCTTGAGGAGTTCATCGTGGCAGGCAAGGCGGTCGAGAAGCGGCGTCCCGAGGTCGACCCGCGCGACGAGCCGTCGGCGGCCTGGGGCTGGCACGGCTCGTTCCCGAAGGCCACCCGGATCGCCGGCTGGGTCAGCGCGATCATCCTGCTGGTGATGCTCAAGGGCAACCACGAGAACAACACCGAGAACGTCTGGCTGATCGGGCTCTCGCTGTTCCTGATCCTGCTGCTGGTGCTGGACATCCGTAAGCA of the Amycolatopsis sp. NBC_01488 genome contains:
- a CDS encoding DUF2631 domain-containing protein, whose amino-acid sequence is MAGKAVEKRRPEVDPRDEPSAAWGWHGSFPKATRIAGWVSAIILLVMLKGNHENNTENVWLIGLSLFLILLLVLDIRKQRTAWRK